In the genome of Magnolia sinica isolate HGM2019 chromosome 2, MsV1, whole genome shotgun sequence, one region contains:
- the LOC131237541 gene encoding pentatricopeptide repeat-containing protein At2g02980, chloroplastic-like isoform X2, which produces MYRFLQLAQMEGMQLYILSLQSRSDSSSLIGGYLRTGDIVSARCLFDQMVEREVVAWTAMISDYAKNGEPGEAIKLFHMMLVDVVKPDEVVVCKASLMTVTGTQNLLVGVRSLASLYCSTYKSAILGFRFSVLVVIITFATWITLEMKVGGKVSHPMFMLILLA; this is translated from the exons ATGTATCGATTTCTGCAACTGGCTCAAATGGAAGGAATGCAGCTATACATTTTATCTCTGCAAAGCAGATCAGATTCTTCTTCTCTGATTGGTGGTTATTTGAGGACTGGGGACATAGTAAGTGCAAGGTGCCTGTTTGATCAGATGGTTGAGAGAGAAGTGGTAGCATGGACGGCCATGATCTCAGACTATGCTAAGAATGGGGAACCTGGTGAGGCAATTAAGCTTTTTCACATGATGCTGGTTGATGTTGTGAAGCCAGATGAG GTGGTTGTTTGCAAGGCAAGTCTAATGACGGTCACAGGCACTCAGAATCTATTAGTGGGGGTGAGGTCACTTGCGAGTCTTTATTGTAGCACTTACAAGTCAGCCATTTTAGGATTTAGATTTTCAGTTCTCGTTGTTATTATTACTTTTGCAACATGGATTACATTGGAAATGAAGGTGGGAGGAAAGGTAAGTCATCCTATGTTTATGTTgattcttttagcttga
- the LOC131237541 gene encoding pentatricopeptide repeat-containing protein At1g11290, chloroplastic-like isoform X1 — MYRFLQLAQMEGMQLYILSLQSRSDSSSLIGGYLRTGDIVSARCLFDQMVEREVVAWTAMISDYAKNGEPGEAIKLFHMMLVDVVKPDESVVQVVVCKASLMTVTGTQNLLVGVRSLASLYCSTYKSAILGFRFSVLVVIITFATWITLEMKVGGKVSHPMFMLILLA; from the exons ATGTATCGATTTCTGCAACTGGCTCAAATGGAAGGAATGCAGCTATACATTTTATCTCTGCAAAGCAGATCAGATTCTTCTTCTCTGATTGGTGGTTATTTGAGGACTGGGGACATAGTAAGTGCAAGGTGCCTGTTTGATCAGATGGTTGAGAGAGAAGTGGTAGCATGGACGGCCATGATCTCAGACTATGCTAAGAATGGGGAACCTGGTGAGGCAATTAAGCTTTTTCACATGATGCTGGTTGATGTTGTGAAGCCAGATGAG TCTGTGGTGCAGGTGGTTGTTTGCAAGGCAAGTCTAATGACGGTCACAGGCACTCAGAATCTATTAGTGGGGGTGAGGTCACTTGCGAGTCTTTATTGTAGCACTTACAAGTCAGCCATTTTAGGATTTAGATTTTCAGTTCTCGTTGTTATTATTACTTTTGCAACATGGATTACATTGGAAATGAAGGTGGGAGGAAAGGTAAGTCATCCTATGTTTATGTTgattcttttagcttga
- the LOC131230392 gene encoding subtilisin-like protease SBT3, whose protein sequence is MKALMEGSPHTILHHLLVWSLLLLGPISDVWATDERQTYIIHLDHSHKPDMFASHESWHQSMLESLTSAEGTSSEEMLLYSYTHVMHGFSARLSPSQLSELEKLPAHRATYRESYGKLFTTHTPTYLGLRHWSGIWPASSYGQDVIIGIMDTGVWPESGSFNDRGMPPVPGRWKGECENGTAFSPSLCNRKLIGARSFSKGLKASGIEISDGDYDSTRDWLGHGTHTSSTAGGAYVSGASYFGYAEGRARGIAPAARVAMYKVLWASDSYQSAATDVLAGMDQAIADGVDIMSLSLGFEQTPYYKDVIAMGALSAIEKGIFVACAAGNDGPERNSTYNGAPWIMTIGAGTIDRSFQGKLTLGNDLTLEGTSYYPESIYIANLPLYYGKGNIDKATCLMSSLAPIDVAGKVVLCDGDNNTDLYMQILEVNRSGAAAGIFMMDGSFHFPNDYYIPSLVLNGGPAATSIRKYAMEVVNATVRELRFKITKLGVKPAPQVAFFSSRGPDPVSPSVLKPDILAPGADVLAAWVPNKPFAKMKSDYLVTDYALVSGTSMASPHVAGVAALMRAIYKDWSPAAVRSAIMTTATATDNTHSTIGDQWPGLHDTPLDFGAGHVNPNRAMDPGLIYDMNFQDYINFLCSLGYNKTQMAAIIRRAEWSCPNTPTNLNYPSFIAVFSNETTYPTVQNFSRIVTNVGGDTASYKAIIDFPYGMRIQTDPETLTFNSKNQKQGFVVSIEVDKEAWSNGPVVYGYLKWVDEQNHVVSSPVVAISDSQY, encoded by the coding sequence ATGAAAGCTTTAATGGAAGGCTCCCCACATACCATCTTACACCACCTATTGGTGTGGTCACTACTGCTACTAGGGCCCATTTCTGATGTGTGGGCCACGGATGAACGTCAAACGTACATCATCCACCTGGACCACTCGCATAAACCCGACATGTTCGCCAGCCATGAGTCCTGGCACCAGTCCATGCTGGAATCCTTGACATCAGCTGAAGGGACGTCGAGTGAAGAGATGTTGCTCTACTCCTACACCCATGTCATGCATGGCTTCAGCGCTAGGCTGTCACCTTCTCAGTTATCCGAGCTGGAGAAATTGCCAGCTCACCGGGCTACATACCGCGAATCATACGGCAAGCTATTCACCACCCATACCCCTACCTACCTGGGCCTTAGGCATTGGTCTGGCATATGGCCTGCATCATCCTACGGCCAAGATGTGATCATTGGAATAATGGATACTGGGGTTTGGCCAGAGAGCGGGAGTTTTAATGACCGTGGGATGCCGCCGGTGCCAGGTAGATGGAAGGGTGAATGCGAGAACGGGACGGCATTTAGCCCTTCGCTCTGCAATCGAAAGCTAATTGGAGCTCGATCCTTCAGCAAAGGGCTAAAAGCCAGCGGAATTGAAATCAGTGATGGCGACTATGACTCCACCAGAGACTGgcttggacatgggacccacacgtCATCGACAGCAGGCGGAGCCTATGTGTCTGGTGCCAGTTACTTTGGGTACGCTGAGGGTAGAGCCAGAGGCATAGCCCCGGCTGCCCGGGTTGCAATGTATAAGGTGCTCTGGGCTTCGGACAGCTACCAAAGTGCAGCCACTGACGTGCTCGCAGGCATGGACCAGGCGATCGCCGATGGTGTTGATATCATGTCCTTATCTCTCGGTTTCGAGCAAACACCATACTACAAGGACGTCATCGCCATGGGCGCACTTTCAGCCATTGAGAAAGGGATCTTTGTTGCATGTGCGGCTGGCAATGATGGGCCAGAGAGGAATTCGACATACAATGGTGCACCATGGATCATGACCATTGGTGCGGGCACCATCGACCGGAGTTTCCAGGGAAAGCTGACACTGGGCAATGATCTAACGCTAGAAGGGACATCCTACTACCCCGAGAGCATATACATTGCCAATTTGCCTTTGTACTATGGCAAAGGCAACATAGACAAAGCTACATGTCTGATGTCTTCTTTGGCTCCGATCGATGTTGCCGGGAAGGTCGTTCTCTGTGATGGAGACAACAACACTGACCTTTACATGCAAATATTAGAGGTCAATAGGAGTGGTGCTGCCGCGGGTATcttcatgatggatggctcatttCATTTTCCCAACGACTACTACATTCCTAGCCTTGTTCTAAACGGTGGGCCTGCAGCTACTTCAATCAGGAAATATGCCATGGAAGTGGTTAATGCGACGGTAAGAGAGCTGAGGTTCAAGATAACAAAGCTGGGGGTGAAGCCAGCACCTCAAGTGGCCTTCTTCTCATCGAGAGGCCCAGACCCGGTAAGCCCAAGTGTGCTAAAACCGGACATACTCGCACCAGGAGCAGATGTGCTTGCAGCATGGGTTCCGAACAAGCCATTTGCAAAGATGAAATCAGATTATTTGGTTACAGATTACGCATTGGTTTCAGGTACATCGATGGCATCGCCCCATGTAGCTGGTGTAGCCGCACTAATGAGGGCCATCTACAAAGACTGGAGCCCAGCAGCCGTCCGTTCGGCGATCATGACCACCGCAACAGCCACGGACAACACTCACTCCACTATTGGAGATCAGTGGCCAGGGCTGCACGATACACCTTTGGACTTTGGCGCAGGCCATGTCAACCCAAACAGAGCGATGGACCCCGGGCTCATCTACGACATGAACTTCCAAGACTACATCAATTTCCTCTGCAGTCTCGGATACAACAAGACCCAGATGGCCGCCATCATCAGACGGGCCGAATGGAGCTGTCCTAACACCCCTACCAATCTCAACTACCCATCCTTCATCGCAGTCTTCTCAAATGAAACTACCTACCCAACAGTTCAGAATTTCAGCAGAATCGTGACCAATGTGGGAGGCGATACTGCCTCTTACAAGGCGATAATAGATTTCCCCTATGGAATGAGAATCCAAACAGATCCGGAAACACTCACATTCAACAGTAAGAATCAGAAGCAAGGGTTTGTAGTGAGTATAGAGGTTGACAAAGAAGCATGGAGTAATGGTCCTGTGGTGTATGGTTATCTCAAATGGGTTGATGAACAAAACCATGTTGTGTCCAGCCCAGTAGTAGCTATTTCTGATTCACAGTATTAA